In the genome of Cynocephalus volans isolate mCynVol1 chromosome 10, mCynVol1.pri, whole genome shotgun sequence, the window ATGTCCCACTCCCGGATTTTGCCCCGGTTCATGCCAGGCTTCAACCTCATGCGGTTCCAGCAAAGGCGGAGCGCCGCACGGGCAAAAGCCCAGACAACGGATCCCTCCTGCAGCCTCAGGGGCCTGGAGGAGCTGCGGTGTCGCAACCAAACTGGGGCCCCTGGCGGAAGCGGAAGCCGGCACGGGGGGCGGTGAGGCGCAGTCGCGGCGGTCGCGGCGTGCCAGGACTAGGGCACCCAGCGGGGGCGTGCGCGCCGCACGCGTGAGGGGCAGGCTGGGCGCCGGGCGGCACCCTCCCAGCCCGGGCGTCTGTTTACCAACAAACTGCCGGTGCTCAGCAGCGGCGCATTCCGACGCGCTGAATAAGCCGCCAGCGCGGGCGGTCTGCTCTCGCGACTCCCCTGCAGGTTCGGGGCGGCGGGGCCAGAACCGAGGTGTAGACCCCAGAGAACTGGAGAGCGCGAAAGTAGGTTCCCTGCGTCCCCGCAGCCgcagtgcctcccccactgcgCAGCTCTCCTCGCCCCTTGGACAAGCCAGGCCGGCCAACTCCCTAGCATTTCTGCATTATTACCGAGGTTCCCAGATTATACCACTCGCTCGGCAACCCCGGCACCTCTCTCGGAGAAGACCCCGAGATTGACGGGCTTGGAGAGTGCGCACCACCCCCCTCCCATCGCCCAGGTCTCTACTGCGGGCGGCCCCCGGGGGGGGGGCGGTCCCAGCTCCAGGCCTCCGTGAGGTCACCGCGTGGGGTAGCCAATCCCGGGCGCCCGAGTGGGCGGGGTCCCCGTCGGGTCCCAGGAACGGAACCCGAGGGAGAAGAGGGGGGCCCCACGGATTTAGGGGGGAGGGGAAAAACCATGGGGGGCACCCCTCCAGAACCCCTTTACCGGGCGCGCGCTCTCCACTggaagaggcacagagagacactTTCCCCGGGATCCTAAGTGTGGGGGCGGCTGGCTGGGGGGTTCGTCCTGCCAACGCCCGAGGCTCGGAAAAGAGTGTTGGCGGAGGGAGCAGACAACGTGCCGGGACATGGCCTAGGTCCTTCGGACCCGGCCACCATGACCTCTTTGCCCTGTTCCCTCCCTGGTCGGGAAGGCTCTAAAGCTGTCTTCCCGGACCTCGCCCCCGTCCCGTCGGTAGTGGCCACCTACCCGCTTGGTCTGTCCCCCGCAACCGCAACCTCCCCCGATTTGTCCTACTCCGGACCGCATGGCCACCTCCTACCCTACCCGTACACCGGGCCGGCGACCCCCGGAGACTCCTACCTGCCTTGCCAGCAATCCGCGGCTCACTCTCAGCCCCTCTGCGGCCCAACCGAGTCCCCGCAGGAACTGGAGGCGGGTAAGTCCGGCGGTGGCGTCTCCTCCAACCTTTGGGGTACGGCTCCTGTGCGCCCCTAAACTTCGCCCTTGCCTGGTTGGACGCAGCTAACGGGATTCAAACCTTACTCGAATTCCACGggatctgggggtggggggagggtgaaTGGATGGGGCGGGAGACacggggggaggggcgggggcaaGTTGATCTAGGTCTCCTTTCAAAACTGGCCTGGTTTCGATTTGCAGTTGTGTGAAGCCTGGGGGGGGGGTCCCTACCCCACCCCCTGGAGCAGCAGGGTTGTGTGTACCTACGTGTAACGGAGAACTGAAACAATccagatgtgggggtggggaccTAGTCCCTTCCGCGGGATTCTCCCTGTCTTGCACTCCCTCCCTTCCCTATGTCGCCCCTCTTTGCGTTCCTCTTGTCTCAGAAAGCAGCGCTCAAGCCTAACCCTGACAAAGACAACTAAGATACGGGGTGGAGGGCTGTAGATGTTGAGGCTTAATTCAGggctccttcctctcccttcccgggccccagcccctctccccagaCCATGCTTAACCTTGACTGTAAGCTGTTCTAGCAGAATCTGGGGCTAGGACCCCTCCACCCATTGTTCTAAGAATGTAACTACAGACTGGTCAggcctctcctctctccctggctACTTGAGCCTTCCAAATGCTATCCCTGTCATCTCCACCCCTTCACTTTGAGGCAGGGTAGGCCCTGGTTCCCTTTGCCTGGAGCAACTTTGAGCTCTTGAGAAAGTGGTCACAGGATGCCTCAATGGCACCTAGGAGCTAGCCATTTTCCTGGCCCTGGGCCTTGCACATCTGAGCTGACATACAGTGTGGGCTCCAGCGGTGTCCATGCCACCATACATACACCCATCTGCACTGGCTCCGGTTTAGACTCCAGGTCTCCTgcactccctgtccccacctaATTGCCCCCACAATTGTCTTTGGCAGTCTCCTCCAAGGATGCACATTCACCAGATGACTGCTGTAGTCAGCCCAGGACTaagtcctctctctcccttcccttgtCACTCTGACTTATGAGCTCACAAACCATCAAAGCCAGAAGTGGCCCTAGCATTTGGGAGCTCAACCTCCTTGAGGTACAGATGGGCAAACTGAGGACCAAAGAAAGGGTGTGCATGCATCAAGGACACAGCCTGTTTCTTAGGCTCTTGGCCCTTTGCAAATTGGCTTTCACTGCATGGGGCTAGGAACGAGGATTTTAGGGAAATTCCTcagtacccccccccccccccgccccctgcccccaaACGTTAACTGCCTTCTGTGGCAGGACTGGCACTGCCTCTCCCAGGCTGCTGGGTGTGGTTGGAGGAGGGGCAGTTCTGGGAGGGGGGGCTTACAGATCTACTTTATACAAATGAATCCCTTGGACTCTTCCTTTAAGTGTATCCtaatatggtgtgtgtgtgtgggcaggtAGATGGGTAAGTGGGTGGAGTGGGATGGGAATAAGATGACCTTGTCCTTAAGAGAATTGTTGGCAACGGGATCAGTGTTTTCAGTCCTGTCTCCCACACTCCTTGTCTTCTCTTTGCTTGGTCTAAGTGGAGAGTTCGTTTTCTTTAAGGACTTCCCTGGATCCAACGAaaaaccagacacacacacacacacacacacacacacacacacacacacacacacacacacacacacacacacacacacacacacacacacacacacacacacacacacacacacacacacacacacacacacacacacacacacacacacacacacacacacacacacacacacacacacgtccttAGAATGGATTGTAGCATTTCTCCACTGGAACTGGGTTCGGCCCACCCTAGAGTGAAATGATTGGGGTATGAGAGAGGACTTGGGGTCTTCCTTTTATCCCGCTCTAGGTCCACCCCCGCCTCCGGGAGAGGTTTGGCTCCAAGTGAGCCGCGTCGCCAAGTGGCGGCGCCTCGAGGGAGGCCCTGGGGCTCCATTATCGCGACGAAGGCAGATCCAGTCGTGACTTGCTGTAACTGGTGTGAAGAGAGGCAGCTGTCGGGAAGGAGCTTGGAGGGGGTCCGCTCTGAGCGGAAGGCTCGGCGACTTCAGCCGGGTCTGCCTCCGCAGCTCTCTCTGCGTCACCGCCCGAATTGCGCGGTCCACGCAGCCAGAGAGGCGCGGGTGGTCGCTCGGCTGCCAGCCCGGGGCTGCGAGCGGTGGGGTCGAAGCAGGGGAGGCCGGACAGGCGCGGGCGGGAGCGGAAACCCAACGGTTTTTCTGGGAATTGGCTGAGGCAGGGGTCGAGGGGGGAGGATCTGAGAAGCCCGCAGCGCCCGAGGCCGCGGGGAAGGGATGTGGGGGAGGTGAAGGCAACTAGTGACCGCGGCTGGCCGAGGGCGGGGACCCTGACGTGTGTGGCGTGAGCACTACTAGGAGAAGGGCGGGGGGACGCAGGCGGACACAAGTCGCGTCTGGGCACTGGGCCGTGCGCTCTCTGGGCTGGGGTCGGTGGGACAGAACTGCGTGGAATGCGGCCAGCGTTGCCCCAAGCCCGCGGGCATTTCGGCCGCTTCATTCACCCTATTCCTCCCATCCCCTTGGGACGGTCTCCGGTGTCCCCATAGAGTGGCGCGGGTTGGGGCCACCAGCTTTGAAGAACAAGGAGCCTCTCGCCCCCTGCGTTCTAGGCCCGTGCTGTCCCACGGCCGAGATTCCTGGAGAGCGAGGCGGGCAGGAGGTGACCAGATATCCCGCGGCGGCAACCCAGTGCGATCCAAGAGCGGCCGAGTCTGCCTGCGCTGCCGCGCGCTGCGCAGTCTCCGAGCCCGTGTCACCTTCCCTAACACGCGAGAACCCCTCTGTGCGTGTGGCCGGGcggaggagggggctgccctACGCCGACCCGGCTTCTGGGGTCCCTGGAAACCGTCTCCCCGAGCCAGCAGGCTATGGCGGAGGGGACAGACGGTCACTTTTTCTGCTGGGTGCGCCTCAGGAAAAGGGCGGCCCGTTACAGTAAGGCGATGGCAAAGCCTGGGGGTCACTTTCCACACTCTGATGCTGGCATTCAAGGTCGGCTCGGCGGACTCTGCTGACCCACCCCTCTTCCGGCAGCTGGAGGCTGCCACGCGGACGCTACCTCGGGCCTCTGAGCATTGCTTTTGAGTTCCCTgcgcctggaatgcccttcccccgCCATGTGTAGGCCTCAGCCCAGCCCCCGACCGAGCCTTTCTGCCCCGCCCTGCCCCAAGCTGGCGCCACCGCACCCGGCTGAACTCCGACCTCCCCCCGCAGGCGCCACGGTACCCTCGCTGTGGCCCTTGGCGCTTTTTTCCTAAGATCACAGGACCCACAAGAGtgggagctccctgagggcagaacTGCGTCTGGTATCACCTGGCGCACAGCGAACGTGAGCGTTAAGACGGTAGAGAGGGGCAGGGACCGACCCTGGTGGCTGCGCTCTACGCTAATCCGCAGCCGCATGCAGACGAGATGCAAATGAGCGGACCGAGCTGTCAGTTCTTCCTCTCActccgccccctcccccaccgtCTTGCGCTACCCCACAGACTCGGAGAAGCCGCCGCTGTCCCCGGAGCCCTCGGAGCGGCGACCGCAGGCCCCGACCAAGAAGCTACGCAAGCCGAGGACCATCTACTCGAGCCTGCAGCTGCAGCACCTAAACCAGAGGTTCCAGCACACGCAGTACCTGGCGCTGCCCGAGAGGGCCCAGCTGGCAGCGCAGCTCGGCCTCACCCAGACCCAGGTGCGGCCAGTTCCATCTTTCCGGAGCTCTAACCTTCCCGTGTGTTCTCTGGGAACACTCTCCCgccgctcccccccccccccccccggtgtgaaTGACTGATGAGTCCACTGGCCGTGTTTTCACTGTTCTCCGGAGAGTGTTCATAGCTGGCCCTCAGTAAGTGTTGGGGAAATATGTTCAAagatgtgtgtggggtgggggtgggggggttggttCAGATACAGGAGAGTTCACCAGACAGGGAAAACTGGGGACTAGCTCACAGGCAGGAACTCAGGGGACCTCCGTGGCTACGGGGGACTGGAGCAAATGTTCCCAACCTCCGCTCTTCTCCCAGGAATACAACTGggtccctttcccttcctcaaaCCCTTCCACGCATAAGCTCCTCCTGATCGtccattctttcctcttttcttcccaaaGGTAAAGATCTGGTTTCAGAACAAACGCTCCAAATACAAGAAGCTTCTGAAGCAGAACTCTGGGGGTCAGGAAGGAGACTTCACTGGGAGACCCTCTTCCCTGtgtccctgctccccaccccttccATCCCTCTGGGATCTGCCCAAGGCAGAAACCCTGCCGACTGGTGGCTACGGCAACAGCTTTGGAGCCTGGTATCAGCAT includes:
- the DLX4 gene encoding homeobox protein DLX-4, which encodes MTSLPCSLPGREGSKAVFPDLAPVPSVVATYPLGLSPATATSPDLSYSGPHGHLLPYPYTGPATPGDSYLPCQQSAAHSQPLCGPTESPQELEADSEKPPLSPEPSERRPQAPTKKLRKPRTIYSSLQLQHLNQRFQHTQYLALPERAQLAAQLGLTQTQVKIWFQNKRSKYKKLLKQNSGGQEGDFTGRPSSLCPCSPPLPSLWDLPKAETLPTGGYGNSFGAWYQHHSPDVLAPPQMM